From the Candidatus Kapaibacterium sp. genome, the window TGCCATACGCAAAAAGCATCGTTATATGGGTGTAAGAAAAATATATGAAAGTATCAAAGATGATTTGCTTGCCAATGGGATAAAGATAGGCAGAGATTCAATCTTTGACCTAATGTGGCGTAACCAGCTTCTAGTACGTCGCCGTCGCCGTTATAAGCGGACAACAGACAGCGGTCATGGCTCAAGAGTCTATGGCAACTTAGTCAAGAATCAAGCAATAAACAAACCAAATCAGCTTTGGGTAAGCGATATTACATTCATACCCAAAGCAACAAACGGTTTTTATTATCTCAGCTTAGTCACAGATGCACATTCCAAGAAGATTTTGGGACATGAATTATCAGCGAATTTGCAGACATTTGGACCATTAACAGCACTCAGCATGGCAATAAATACAATAGACAGTACAACAGGCTTAATCCATCATTCAGACCGTGGTTCGCAGTATGCCAGCCATGACTATACACAAATACTAAAGCAAAACGGCATTCAAATCAGTATGACAAAAGGAGGTGAACCAACCGAAAACGCAATAGCAGAGCGAGTAAATGGAATAATAAAAACAGAATACTTACAAGGAATAGCAATAACCGGCTTAGAAATGGCTAAAGAACTAATCAAACAATCAATAGACTTGTATAACAATGAACGACCACACATGAGCTGTAGCATGTTAACACCAACAGAAGCACATAAAGGGGAACAACCCTTAAAACGCTTATGGAAAGGCAAGTTGAAGAATATAACATATAAATCAACAACTTAGAGAAATATCCACATGTTAACAAGAAAAAATATAATCAACTATTTGTATCATTTTATTATATTGTCAACTTATTACAGTACTAACATTTAAAACTGTAAACTTTTTTTAGGACGAGACAAATGACAATCCACCCCGTCTGCTGGCGCATCCACCCCTCAAGAGGGGAATTTAAGTCGTAAGAACAGAGCAGCGTTCTGTCCAAACAGCTGGTCATTCTGAAGACGAAGTCGAAGAATCAAGCTTTCAAAAATTCATGGATTCTTCGCTTCGCTCAGAATGACGCAGCTTCTTACGACTTTGCAACAAAGTGAATGAAAATTTATAAAATATTTTCAATTGCGATTTGGAAATAAGAATTTTTTTATACATTAGCATTGTACGAACATACAGAATGGAACTTTGATGTTGAAAATTTGTAAAATAGAAGGAATTCCAATGAAATGTTTAATATTGCTACTATTAATTGTAAATTGTACCAACTTAAAATCCGAAGATGAATTTACTATTACACATCTTGAGGAGTTTAAATCTCCTGATATATATATTCATAATGAAAACATCGCAATTATAACAACAAGAATAGGTGATTCGAACTTTGTATATCTGACAGAAGATAAATGCAAAACCTGGAAAATGATTTATAGTGAAGAAAGGAGAACTATTCTACCTTACGCAGGTTGGATTGATAAAGTAATAATTGCAAATAGCCATACTTTTTTATTAAATTTTAGCAGAGGTACAATTGTTGTAACCAATGATAAAGGTGAAAATTGGATGGAGTCTGTTCCTGATAGTGCATTCTACAATTCTGGGCCTTATTTGCCATATCATCATAATGATACTACATATTTATTTCATTATCATTTACTTCTGAAATCTTCTGATAATTTTAATACTTGGCATTCATTTGAAAATCCTTTAGAAACGGCTGACAGTATATCTATTGATAGGATGCATTTGACAAAAGATGGTTATTTTATGGCATTTATGTATGACTGGATTAATGACCATCGATATCATGCATCGCTAAATATATATAACGGCAATTATAAATTAATTGAAACTCCACAACACATGAATAAAATTTATTTTATTAATAAAGATGTTGGGTGGTGCTTTAGACGTACGCCAGCCTTTGGTAAACGACCCGATTCAATCAATTTTCACATAATATACAAAACTACTGATGGTGGGGAAAACTGGAAAAACCAGCTTGATACAACGATATATTGGTTAGATACATATTCACCGGACGTAATTTATGCATCAGATATTATAGAGATGAACTTTTACGATGAAAATTTCGGTTTTGCTAATTGTTCTTTTGGCACCCACTTTTATACTGAAGACGGCGGTGAGAATTGGAAATTATTGTTTAATAAAGAATATGCCAAGGATGTTTTAAATTACATACACAAGATAATACCATTCGATAAGAATACCGCACTGATTAAGTCTTCTTCCAAAGTCTTTTTGCTTCAAAGGAATCCAAGCGGAGTTTTTGAAATTATTCCGGAATTTGGCAGCAAGAATCAATCTTATTTAATAAGACGTGGCGGTGAAATCCATTTACAAAATTTGGAAATACTTAATTCACCTGCCCTGCATACAATTATGGGTGCTAAAATTGATGATAATTTGCAATTTTCCATCGGAAATAATACTTCGGTAATTAATCTTCCGCATGATATATCGTGCGGTTTATATTTCATTCATTTAGATACCTCCGAGGGTAGGCAATTTATACAAGTGCTCATCCAAGACTAAGAAAAAATAGCCCGGCAAAAATGTCGGGCTTTTTTGTTTAAACCCCTCTTGAAAAGAGAGGGACAAGATGTAATTTTCTCCCTCTCAGCTTTTGTTATCCAAATTTATTTTGCAGCCTTCAATTTTCCAGATTTCGTCGGCATATTCCCGTATGGTTCTGTCACTCGAAAATTTACCCGACCTTGCGGTATTGAGGATGGATTTGGTTGTCCAATCTCGCTTGTCCAAATAGTTTTTTGCTGCGATTTCTTGAGCCATTACGTAGGCATCGAAATCGGCAAACAGGCAATATTTATCGCCCTTGTAAAGTATTTCGTCGAGCATCGGGTCGAAAATCCCGGGCTCAAGGGCGCAGAAGTAATTGCTCCTGATTAGGTCTATTACTTTTTTAATTTCCGGTTTATTCTCGTAATATTCTTTCGGATGATATCCGTTTGAATGCAGTTGCGTTACTTCGTCGGCGTTCAATCCGAAGATGAACATGTTCTCTATGCCCATTTCTTCCATCATTTCGATATTTGCACCGTCCAAAGTGCCGATTGTCAAGGCTCCGTTGAGCTGGAATTTCATGTTGCCCGTTCCGGAGGCTTCGTATCCGGCGGTCGAAATTTGTTCGGACAAATCCGATGCGGGAATAATGAGTTCAGCCAAAGTTACCGAATAATTTTTGATAAACACGACTTTCATCTTATCGCCGATGTCCGGGTCGTTGTTTACTATATTTGCAACCGAATTGATTAACTTTATAATCATCTTTGCTGTATAGTATCCGGGAGCAGATTTCCCCGCGAAAATCATTGTTCGGGGGACAAATTCGGCGTTCGGATTTTCCTTTATAGTATTGTAAAGATGGATTATATGCAATACATTGAGCAATTGCCTCTTGTATTCGTGGAATCTTTTGATTTGCGAATCGAATATCGAATTGATGTTGACTTTGACATGGCAATTTTCCTCGATGTATTTGGCGAGCTTGATTTTATTCGCTTGTTTCACATTTTGCCAGTCGGTCAAAAATTGCTCATCGCCGATAAATTGCTCGAGTTTTTTGAGTTCGTAAAGGTCTGTTATCCAGCTATCACCGATTTTGGAGTTAATCAAATCCGACAATTCGGGATTTGCCTTCACTAGCCAACGACGTTGAGCGATTCCGTTCGTTTTGCTGTTGAATTTTTCGGGCATGAACTCGTAAAAATCCTTGAATATTTTTTCTTTGATTATCTTTGTGTGCAATGCTGCAACGCCGTTTACGGAAAAACTACTCACGATTGCCAGATTAGCCATTCTGATTTTTCTATCTTTCGATTCTTCGATTATTGACATATCGCGGACTTTGTCCAAATCATTATGGAAGTGCATTCGGATTTTATCAAGGAATTTGGCATTGATTTCGTAAATAATTTGCAAATGCCTTGGGAGCAGTTTCTCAAACAAAGCGACCGACCACTTTTCGAGTGCTTCACTTAGAACGGTGTGGTTAGTATATGCAAAAGACTTCTGGGTGATTTCCCACGCTACGTCCCAATGCAAATGCTCCTTGTCTAACAATATCCGCATCAGTTCAACAATTGCAATCGCAGGATGCGTATCATTCAATTGCATTGTGTTTTTTTCGGCAAAATTTGAGAAATCGGCGTGCTTAACTTTGAAGCGCCTGATGATATCTTGCAATGAAGCGGATACAAAGAAGTATTGCTGCTTGAGCCTCAGCTCTTTTCCGGCGACGGTATTATCATTGGGGTACAGAACTTTAGAAATATTTTCAGTTTCGTATTTATTTTCGACTGCTTTGATGTAATCTCCTTCGTTGAAAGAATGAAAATCAAAGTCTTTAGATGCCTTCGCTTCCCAAAGTCGAAGATTGTTGCATGTGTTATTGTTGTAACCGGGAATTGGAATATCATAAGCTACTGCGAGCACGTCGGTAGTGTCAATCCATTCGACCCATGTATTGCCATTTTGACGTACTACGGTTTTCCCGCCGAATTTGATAGGATAAGTATATTCGGGTCTCATAATTTCCCAAGGGCTGCCGAAATGAAGCCAGTTGTCGGGCTTTTCGACTTGGTAGCCGTTAATTATATCTTGCTCGAATATCCCGTATTCGTATCTGATGCCATATCCAAATGCCGGCAATTCCATTGTAGCCATCGAATCCAAGAAACAAGCCGCAAGTCTGCCCAAACCACCATTGCCCAATCCCATATCATGCTCGGCATCAACTATCTCGTCCAAATCATAACCCATTTCCTTGAGAATATTTTCAGCTTCTTCGTAAAAACCCATATTTATAAGTGTATTTCCTAATAGTCGTCCCATCAAAAATTCCATCGAAAGATAGTAAACTCTTTTGACATCGTTTTTGTAATAATGATTCTGAGTCCGAAGCCATTTTCTAATCAAACGGTCTCGAACAGCCATAGCCACGGCGCGGTAAGTGTCTTCGAGCGTTGCCGTCGTTTTGTCCTTCACCATTCGGAATTCAAGATGCTCGGCAATCTGATTCCTTAGCGAGTATGATTCCGGGTCTTGGTCATCCGTAAAAAAAATCGAATCGCTTTTTTTAGTAATTTGCTTCTTTGTTTTAGCCATTTTATAAATCCATTTTTACATTATCAATATGAAATTATGTACGTATATGGGACTAATTATTTTATGGTAGCCAATACTTGGTTTTTTTTAGTTGAATTATAACTTAGATAATATATGACATTTTTTTTCGTCTTAACTTAACTATAACATTCATGTTGGAGAAATATAAAATTGCTGTGGTATCAAGGAAAAGTCGTTGATATTATTAAAGAAACGCCAAGTATCAGAAGATTCTATATACAGGTGCCGGAGCTTGAAAGATACACTTTTCAAGCCGGGCAGCACATCAAAATCGAGTTCCCGTTCAACGTTAAGAAGAACTATCGCCAATACTCATTGGCGAATGCTCCGAACGGCTCGAATGTCTTTGAATTACTCATTGTTTTAGACC encodes:
- a CDS encoding glycogen/starch/alpha-glucan phosphorylase, with amino-acid sequence MAKTKKQITKKSDSIFFTDDQDPESYSLRNQIAEHLEFRMVKDKTTATLEDTYRAVAMAVRDRLIRKWLRTQNHYYKNDVKRVYYLSMEFLMGRLLGNTLINMGFYEEAENILKEMGYDLDEIVDAEHDMGLGNGGLGRLAACFLDSMATMELPAFGYGIRYEYGIFEQDIINGYQVEKPDNWLHFGSPWEIMRPEYTYPIKFGGKTVVRQNGNTWVEWIDTTDVLAVAYDIPIPGYNNNTCNNLRLWEAKASKDFDFHSFNEGDYIKAVENKYETENISKVLYPNDNTVAGKELRLKQQYFFVSASLQDIIRRFKVKHADFSNFAEKNTMQLNDTHPAIAIVELMRILLDKEHLHWDVAWEITQKSFAYTNHTVLSEALEKWSVALFEKLLPRHLQIIYEINAKFLDKIRMHFHNDLDKVRDMSIIEESKDRKIRMANLAIVSSFSVNGVAALHTKIIKEKIFKDFYEFMPEKFNSKTNGIAQRRWLVKANPELSDLINSKIGDSWITDLYELKKLEQFIGDEQFLTDWQNVKQANKIKLAKYIEENCHVKVNINSIFDSQIKRFHEYKRQLLNVLHIIHLYNTIKENPNAEFVPRTMIFAGKSAPGYYTAKMIIKLINSVANIVNNDPDIGDKMKVVFIKNYSVTLAELIIPASDLSEQISTAGYEASGTGNMKFQLNGALTIGTLDGANIEMMEEMGIENMFIFGLNADEVTQLHSNGYHPKEYYENKPEIKKVIDLIRSNYFCALEPGIFDPMLDEILYKGDKYCLFADFDAYVMAQEIAAKNYLDKRDWTTKSILNTARSGKFSSDRTIREYADEIWKIEGCKINLDNKS
- a CDS encoding IS3 family transposase, with protein sequence MDKVREETMRRSLFSICQLFGISRQAYYQYEMRQDEQSFEEHIVLQLIHAIRKKHRYMGVRKIYESIKDDLLANGIKIGRDSIFDLMWRNQLLVRRRRRYKRTTDSGHGSRVYGNLVKNQAINKPNQLWVSDITFIPKATNGFYYLSLVTDAHSKKILGHELSANLQTFGPLTALSMAINTIDSTTGLIHHSDRGSQYASHDYTQILKQNGIQISMTKGGEPTENAIAERVNGIIKTEYLQGIAITGLEMAKELIKQSIDLYNNERPHMSCSMLTPTEAHKGEQPLKRLWKGKLKNITYKSTT